The genomic DNA GGTTTTGAGCTCGAGTGTCGTCCTCACGTGGAAAGGTGAACGATTTAGTGGAGGGGAAGGCGGGGAGGACAAGAGGTGGCCATAgttgcggggggcggggcggggggcgggggggaagtgCGGGCCCTGGCTcatgggcaggggcagggagttGGTGCCCCAGCCAGCCCCTCGAACCTGTGCCTGGCTTCTCAGGCCCCATCCAAGGGTGCCCAAGCAGGTGTTGGCCGTGCCCTTTCTGGAGCTGGCCCACGTCAGCCTCGTTCTCCTCCCTCCTCGCAGACTCTGTGCACATCGAGGATGCCGAGGCCGTGGAGCAGCTGCGAGAAGCTCTACACGAGGCCCTGCTGGAGTACGAAGCAGGCCGGGCGGGCCCCGGAGGGGGTGCCGAGCGGCGGCGGGCAGGCAGGCTGCTGCTCACATTACCACTCCTTCGCCAGACAGCGGGCAAAGTGCTGGCCCATTTCTATGGGGTGAAGCTGGAGGGCAAGGTGCCCATGCACAAGCTCTTCTTGGAGATGCTCGAGGCCATGATGGACTGAGGCAAGGGGTGGGCATGGGTGGGGGTGCTGGCAGGACCCGCCCAGTATGGGGTCAGCCCcaagggggcagagctggggtctgGGCAGAGCCACAGCCTGCTGGCAGGGCCAGGGCAATACCATCAGCCCCTGGGAGCGGGCCCcacgccctcccctcccccctcccaggggGTCTTAGAAGCTGGGAACGTGTGTGTCCAGGCTCTGGGCACAGTGCTGTCCCTTGCAAGCCATAACGTGCCCCCAGAGTGTTAAGGGGGCCTTGCGGAAGCCATAGGGGGCTGCAGGGGacgtatgtgggggggggggggcagaagccTGATctcagggagggaagggagtggaggCCACAGTCTCCCAGTGGGTGATGCTTTTGCTGCTGCTTAATCCAACCCCCTCTCCAGAGCAGAGGGGTTTTTGGAGAGCAAAGGCCCCTGCCCCCTTCGCTCCTCTCCTCATCATTTGCATTGGGCATTACTGCCCCCCCTTGAAGCAataactccaagcaggctccagcccctggACCCCTGGGGTGgccagggtcccccccccccatcagctcCCACCCGGCCTCCTCAGGGGGTAGGGGGAGCACTGCCTCTATGCCCTGCAGAGCAATAacactatatttatttttgggtttgGCCAGGGAGGTGCAGGGACATAGGGCAAGCCAGGGCCCAGAGCCCTTGGCTGTACAGAGActctattttaatgtatatttgctGCAAAGAGAAACCGCTTTTGGTTTTGAacctttaatgagaaaaaaaaaatatatcgaGCTCAAGAACACTGTTTTGCGTATCACTGGCTCAAGGGTTGGGGATACACATGATCTTGAACTAAGATATACACAATTACAGAATGAAAAACTAGCGACTCGCACgattaagtctcagtttcctcatcgctCAGCAGCATGTTGGGGATCCCACGACTGATGGGAAACAGACGTCCAGACTCTGGGCACTGCAGGGTGCCCTCCAACACATCCACCTGCGGGAAAGCGGGACACAGAGCTAAGCACTTGAAGCATCGGCCTGACTGGCCGGGGAAACGGGCGATGGGCAGGTTCTCACCTCCAGCAGCACGTGGTGCATCTTCCTCAGAAACTTCTCGTCATGCTCATACCCTTCAATCGGCTCTTTGGGTACCTCGACCAGGTGCAACTGTGGGCAAAGGCCTAAATCACCTCTGGGCATGCCGACCCTTGCCAGGCTACCTGGCCTGCGGTGACACCGACCccgtccacccccccccccccccccactcagggCGAGCACGGGCGTGGGGAAGGGTCCTCACGGTATCCGCCGCCTCCAGAAGCGCCGCCCACTCCACCTTGGGTATCATACGCGCCACGAAGTCGGGGTTGAACTCCACGGGGTTGATGCGGACCTCGGTGGCCTGCGGGGCGGAGGGGTTTTGTGAGGCCGGGGCCGGATCCTGGTCCCCCAGGACACGGGCGCGAGACTGCCCCCGGCCGATACCTGGAGGCGCAGAGGGAAGCCACGGGGCCCCACCCCCCGCACATGCGAGCTCAGCAGGTTGTGGGTGAGCAGCTTCATGTCGCCAAAACGGAATCTCCCCAGGCCGGAACCGGAAAAAGCTAGAAACTCCGTGGCATCACTTCCGGGGCCGCTCCAGTCTCTGTCCTATTGGACGGCTTGGAGGAGCGGAAGTGACGGAATGCTGGAGCTTCTCGTGCTAGCCGGAGAGGTATTGGAAAAAGCTTGGTCGAATCACGCGCTGCTACCGGAAGCGTCTCGGCAGGTGATGGCTACGGCGCAGGCCCAGTGGTTTCCATTCGCTACAAATCATGCATAGTGTAAATCACATGTAAAGCCGCCGCAATGCAGGGGACTCCGTTGAATGCAAAATAAGCCATGTTTTTCTCCCACGCGGGCGCCTGACACCCTCGTCTCCCGCCCCTCAATTCCggttaaggaaaagaaacact from Panthera tigris isolate Pti1 chromosome D1, P.tigris_Pti1_mat1.1, whole genome shotgun sequence includes the following:
- the TRMT112 gene encoding multifunctional methyltransferase subunit TRM112-like protein, which produces MKLLTHNLLSSHVRGVGPRGFPLRLQATEVRINPVEFNPDFVARMIPKVEWAALLEAADTLHLVEVPKEPIEGYEHDEKFLRKMHHVLLEVDVLEGTLQCPESGRLFPISRGIPNMLLSDEETET